The genomic region actcagcaaatgcgctGGACCGCCTGGTGGGTTTCATTTGGATCAATCAGTCGAAAATTCGAAGCGGACTCACGCATGCAGGCTGCACGGAACGGCCACACACTGCGCATGCACAGAGAGAGATGCTTGACGACGATCACATGGAATGGAAGCAATCACTGTGGTGTGGACAGCGTCGAAGTAAAACCGTGTGTCAGTAACACTCGTGCGGAAGAGTGGTCATCCAGAACTACCACGTACGTACGCTGCCGTACGTGCAGTCCGCCGGACGCCTGCACTGCACCGCAGCTTCCGCAACACCGATCCATGCACGCATGGACACGGAGAAGGGTCAGTGGCTTGCAGGTCCCGCGAAGCAAAGCTGGTGGAGAGCGACCAGCAAGCTAGACCGGCTTTGCTGCTGTCTCTTTCTGTAGGGGTTAGGAGCCGAATGGTACCTCACTAGGTCACATGATGTACCTGTCCGTAAAGGATGCGTCTTTTTTTTTACTTGAGAGCTGATTCGGTGATCAAGAATCCAGAACAATCTTAGGTATTGTTTGGTTGAAGAGGCAAGTAGAATGGAGTCGTTCTGTCCCAGTTTTATTGTTGTTTGTTTACAAAGTAACTACAACGGAGtggctccaattagggaatattctcctcagatccgaAACCATCCCActccaaaaaatcaaccggacggagccgctccgttcccagCCCGCTCGCACAGTCACGGATGGAGCCTGCATGTTGTGATGAACTTCAGTGACTCTTCAGCCAAACAAAGAATGGAGCCGCTCTGTTCcagttcactctgcaaccaaacaaaaaacagagccgctccgttccagcttaccaaacacagaacagagcggctctgttcctagaatcagggatggaacgaCTCCTTTCTagttggctcctcaaccaaacactaccttaaagTCCGTATACAACTCATTCTCAGCTTGCTATGAGTGAGCAGTCTGCTTTTTCTCCCTCTTCATTTCTCTTTCTTCTACATCACCATAAATTCAATGTACCATCTCTTTCAACCCACCTACAATATTTTATTATACTTGCTCTTAAGAGTAAGTTTCATAATATAGTTCACAGCGGGCTTTATAATGGTGCCATATGATATATATAGCCAACTAAAAATCTGCTCATATAACAACCCTCACATTATATAATTGCTCCATCCATTTCTCTCACAAAGTGTCCTGAAGTCTATGAGGAGCCCGCCTTCTACTGGCTACTAGTGAGCAGCTCATTTTATTTATCTCTTTATTTCTCTTTCTTCCACATCATCACAAAATCTGACATAACATCTCTTGCACCCAGGCTACATCACATTATTATATCTGCTCATCAGATTTGTGGTAACGTGGAAGAAAGAGAGTTGGAAACAGAAGGGAAGCGAGCTGCTCATTAGTAGCCAGCTAGAAGTGGGCTACTCACGAATCTCAAAATTTTTTATGAGAGAAAGAGGTGGACCAAATATTAAATATATATCTTATATCATGAAAGACTTATTATATGAGAAgacttttattttgtcatatgtgaCATAGAAACATCATAAACCACTATAAGATATATTATTaaaggtgtgtttggtttgacttttggccttagcattagcTTTTGCTctcaaaaagccaaaccaaagggaTGAAATCATACGCAGCTTTTTTCCAAAAGCTAGTTTTCGTACAAAATTGAAAGCAACTCTGAACATGTCTTTAATGGCTTTCGATGGAAGTGTGCAAATAAATATGGAAGGACTTTTAGCGGCTTCTACTAAATGATTTTTAGCTTTTTATAGCTCAcaactcacacccccccacaataacttttttcacagccacattcCAACTAAGGATGTGtctggtttggcttttggctttggttTTTGCCCCATATAAGCTAAAAGCTAAACCAAAGTACCGGATTCAGGAAGCAACTTTCTATAAAAAACCGATTTTCtcgcagtgcaaaactgaaagcacacCCCTGGATCTATTTATAGTGGCTTTCGGATGGaaatgtgaaaacatatatcaaatatcttttaacgacttttagtggtttacaCCAAAcattttttagctttttaacacctAACAGCCCACAACAGTTTTTTAACACCATAAACTTGCACTTACAAGGGCAGCTAGCAGCGGCCGGTGACGCCTCTCAATCAGACAGTCGTAGGATCCCTCTTTAGGCCACGTGAATCGGTGTTTCTGTTCGTGTGGCCACCGGCCGCCCCCGCCCTTCTCTTTGTTGGCTTCTCTCGCCGGGCATATTCTTGCAGCTCGTCCGTTCCTTGACGTGGCGGGGTTTTCCCCTGCACGCGTGACGACTTTATTTGAGGCCAGCTCGCCAATTTTTTTTTCTCCAGGCAGGTCCGAGAGGAATGTGCATGTTTTGCTTCTGGCAAACGGGCCCTCGAGAGTGCAGGCAGTAGCAAGTCAAAAAGCTCAGTGGCTACCGATAATAGCCCGCAGTTTGTTTACTACTAGTAGTAGTTAGTTACCGCGCATCTACGACTGCCGGCGCCGTTTCACacccgtcgtcgtcgccgtcgccgcGCAAGGTGCCCGGATTTTCGCATGCATGCACTGCAGCACCCAATCCCAGCCTGACCGACCCTGGGCATGTCCCCCAACTGACACCGAGAGGACTTGGCTGACGATCCCAGGCGCAGTCCAGTCAGGGACTACTAAACATGTGACTCGCGTGAACGTCACTCACATCAACCAACCAAAGTATACTACTAGTAGAATTTTTACTGTGTCTCGCGTGAACGTCACGCTGGGCTCAGCACGCAAGTTCGTCCTGCCTGGTGCGAGCTAGCTCCGCTTCCGATCCTTCTATTTCTCCATAGGATCGGAGTTACATGCAGAGCCGAAGAGACTAGCTATAGCTCCTTTCATGCCTTGCCTGGTAGTACTATACTAGCTAGCTAGTGGTGATCACCGAGTATTTTAAACCCAACCATCAGCGCCATCGTTCATCCAATCCACGTAGTCTCGACTCGATCCAACCTCAGGagttcggcggcggcggcggcgacgacgttTCTTCTTGTCCACAAAGTTTGCATGTCCCGGTACGGTACGGTCactgtcgtcgtcgtcctcgcacAAAATTAAAATAAACGGCCGGATCATCTTCTATATATAAACTACTCTCGCGTCTGCCGCTTTGTTTGTCTAATTAATTGTCTCATCGTCGTCGCCTTCGAATTCCTCGTCTCGTGGCTCAGCGTCAATGACCAGGAGGGATGTGCAGACACACTAGCTAGTCGCGATAACACGCGCCGCACATGACCGCCGGCCGGCCGGACACAATCATTAGGTGCCGGGGGAATTCTAGCGTACAGGTGCCGGTTCACACGCCGCGGTCGTCGTCCTTCGCCGCCGCGCCGGCGTGTAACAGATGAAATAAACGTGAGCAGAAACGAGCTAGCTACCGGCCTCTCCCTTTAGAAAATCGTGGCGGCCTAGTAGGTTTGAAACTTTGAATGAAACATTGAGGACGGACGAACGGACGTGAGCTGATGTGCCGTGTGAATCAAAGGCAGATACGAGGTGTTTTTTAGCTAGCTAGTTAGTAGCTTCCGCCTGTTCTATTTCGATCTAGCTAGGCTTCTAgtttctactactactatactatccTATATATTAGTAGCATGCGTTTCAAGTGGCGGTATTTTTCGCTGATCGATGCTGATGGGTGCGCTTATTTGTTTCCTTTGTTTGACGAGATGGGCAACATGATGGCCATCTTGACTCAGCAATGGGGCTCGTACGTACTAGTGTTGACATTGCCTATGATTAGCTCTCGCACCGGGAGCTGCAAAGTCTCCCTTGGCATGGAATAAATATATAACTTACGCATTATATATTTATTGGTTATTACCCTTAGGGGATGTATGAATACACTTGAACTAATAGTTAGCTACTAAAATTAACTAAAGATATCCAAACAATCTATCTAATACTTCagctattagctacttttagcaaatTAACTAATAGTTAAGTAGTtatttattagctagctaattttactattaatttttagctaactaactattagctataGCCAATGGCGAACATAGGACGGGAATTCATGGGGCCAAAAAGATCCAAGGTCGAAATCAAGTAAGATCGTAAAAAACTAGTGTTGCATGGGATTCAAGTTTCATATCAGTATGTGACACAAGTTCAAATAAGAGAACTATATGCACAAAAGAAGCAAACACACCTCTAATTTTTTGCTGACCGAATCGAAGTCATGCGTATCTTGTCAAATGTCGATCTCATTGAAGGGTGGGGACATTGGGAAAGGGACGGCGTTGGGCAATGTCTATGACTAAGAGCCAGGACTCGCTGGTTCGCCAAGCTCACTAGTCGTCAGAGACGATTCACGTCACCGCAGCGTGCGAGATCAGGCCTTCCGAGCAGGCCTCCCATCGCGACAACAACGAGCGGAACAAGAGCATTGGGAAGGGGCAGGGGTGTTGTCGCGCGTcgggaaggggtggcggcgggcGGCGTCAGGAAGGGGATATCGGGGTGGACTGGCTCGAGTGGCGTCGAGAAGAATGGGACCATATGGGTAAATGTTGTGAGAATGATTGGATGAACAACATTTTGTATATTGATCTCAAGTGTAATATTTATACACGTACAAGCAATGACTAATACATCGTGCGGGAGTTGCGGCAGCGAGCCTGTCGAGCGGACGACACCGTCCTCTTAGTTAGACCGTGGACGACATGGGCCTGGACGTTACGGTCATGCCCATTGGGTCGTTATAGTTGTTAATAGATACAAGGACTGATCCAAGTAGTAGGACAGGAGTCGAGAGAGGACTGGACCGATCTGACGAGTAAgggagtgtttgaatgcactgGAACTAATAGTTAGTGTCTAAAATTAGCTGTAGATATTCAAACACTCTAGCTAATAGTTAAACTATTagttatttttagtaaattagttattagttagctagctaatttcactaatAATTTTTTAGTTAACTAACTATTATCTTTATTACATTCAAATACCGCCTCAGCCTAGAACATGACTGTTTTAGCCCACTCAAATCTTCATTTTTTCTATGCTTAATATTAAATAAACTTATATATAAAAGGTTATAAAACTCTCCGACTGTCCCTGTCTATAGTGCATTTAAACACCCTTTAGTACTCTGTCAGATCTAATTAGAATTGATCAGCTACATTATTTAGCAATTGATGTCTCTGAAAAGCCATATAAGGTGGCGGCGTTCTCCTCTTGTCTGCAAGCACGTGACACAAAATCGCATGCATGTCACCAattcagtgttgagtcgttctttCTATCACACAGTCATGATTCATGCGTGTACGAGAATAGAGAGCGCATGTAGTGTTACCTAGAGACGATATGCTTCACTGGATCTTCTTGTTGTAGGACGATATGCTTACACACTATGACATCATGAACATCGACGTGAAGCTAGCATAGGCCACCCGATAAGATTAATCTGGACCGATCTATCCAGAAATATCAGATTGGGGGTCTGTTTGGTTTGCTATCAATCCATGTAGATTACGTGGGATTAAGTGAGTTTCAATTCCAAACAAATTAAAATCTTTCATATTTTTTTTCAATCCTGTTTAATTTATATGAGACCTAAATAATCGAACATGACCTTATATGGACCGAGCCACATCGACGGACGAGCTGACCCACGAGCCATCAGGTTGGGCTATGTTTTCGTTAGGATATGTATGGACTCGAGTCGGTTTTTTCTATGGTCCGACCCGAATCTGACGGACCCACAAATCTGACCCGAGAAACTCTAAAGTCTAATCGCAAACAGTGTGTAATGTAACGTGCGTGCTTGTTTGATTGTATCATGCGCTTATATGCAACAGAACAAACTCGCAAGGAATCTAAGGATATTGTAAGGTCGTTAGGTTAGTGTATTTAGGACACGGCAGCCATGGCATTAATTGTTGCTTTGCTTATGCAAGCTGGTtaatgtttatgttatctttttggCATCGCGGCAAAGGGAGTATTGTAATCTTGGCATGATATATATTTGGCTACTTCGGCCaatcaagcatacatacatctacTGAACATGGACAATACCTTTAGGTTTTTTTAGATACTACACTGTTTTTTTTTCGTCGAGAGTCCCTTTTCGCTGAGAGAGTATATCAGTTTGGCTGATGGGTCTAGGTCTGGTCATATATTTTATGGGTCTACATtatattttacaaaaaaacacgGCCCAAGCCCAAACCTGCCACAGCTCGGCCCAATCAACACACCAACCGATGTGAGTCTTGGCCGGCTGGTTGGTGGGACCCGGCGGACAGCGTCGCCAGGCTGTGTTCCCCCACCCTCCAGGCTGCCTGACTCGGGGTCTCGGGCAGGTTCCGCCGCATCGTGTCGTTTCTTCCCTTTCCCGTTTCCCCCGTTCAGTTCAGCTTCGGTTGGCTCGCCGTACTCGGGTTGTTCCTCGCCTCGCTTCGCTTCCTTCCTCCGCAGTCCTCGTCTCGAATTCGCTCGCGGTGGGAGAAATCGGGGCGCGAGGATGACCGTGATCGACATCCTCACCCGGGTGGACGCGATCTGCCAGAAGTACGACAAGTACGACGTCGACAAGCTCAACGGCGCCAACGTCGCCGGCGACGACCCGTTCGCCCGCCTCTACGCGTCCGTCGACGCGGACATCAACCAATGCGTCGATGTGAGatcccgtcctctcgctctgcgtCAGCGGCCCGGAGCCCTGGATCTGAATCTGACGACGGTCTGTTTGGCGTTTGGAACAGAAAGCGGAAACGGCGAAGCAAGAGAAGAACCGGGCCGCGGTGGTGGCGCTTAACGCCGAGATCCGGCGCACCAAGGCCAAGCTCCTCGAGGAGGACCTTCCCAAGCTGCAGCGCCTCGCCGTTAAGAAGGTTGCCGCTCTAGTACCCGCATTGCCTCCGCTGAGTTATAGGTGAAGTGTGCTCGATCGGCGAGCTCTGTAACTTGAGGGTTTGTCTTCGTGTTTGCCAGTAACTAAACTTGCTTGGACTGTTGCTGGCTAAAATTAGGCTGTGCGGCTAGAGATATTAGATTCTTAGGTAGTTTCGACACTTGGGAAATGATTTACCAGGCCATTTTGTGAATTTTAAGGTTGTTGATGACTTGGTGGTTGGTGCTAGCATGTATGCCAGAATTTGGGGGATAACCTCTGGTCTGGATCAGTAGTTTGCGTATTGTGTGGATTGGGAGTGAGCCATATAGGAGAATTTCATAAGATTACTTGCATGGTGACTACGTGCAGACTGGGCAGGGCATGCATGGGTGAAATTTTTAATGGCTTGTCAGCTTGTGTTTTGCCATGTTGATTAGAATTTATACATATGTTAATTGGTTGATTGTGGCCTTCATCTGGTTCCTTTGTGGGCGGTATAGGCACTAACCTGCACTGCAGTTAGACAATCCTAGAACGAGGTTCATCGCCTCTTCTGTCCAACTCTCATACACCAATTTAAATACTATGAGGTCTCCCTCCATGTTATGTTTATTGGTTTATTCAAATGCATTGTTATTTGTTTGACAATAATTGAGCGCTGATTGTTGATGTCATCTCTTTTCTGATCTCATGGAACTTCATATACACTGTTATTCTTGGGTCAATGGGTCTCGGCATCCCACTTGATTTTGGCTTACATGACCCGATCTTTTTTCTCTAGTCTGGATTGCTTTGCTTCTCACCTGCACATTTGAGTTTAGACAAGCTTACATACTTATTCACACGTCACTTTTCGTAAAGATACAAAGTTTCGTCTGAGTGCTGAGCAAACAATCACTTGTTTGGttttacttgttcttgattgaacTGCTTACAGTTTAATTTAGCATACCTTTTTATATGGTTATATTTGACGGTAATACGACATGCAAACATTTAGGTCTACCAATGTTATAAAATTTATTTAAGTTAGTGTTTCTGAAGACTCCTTTGAACAGGTGAAAGGGCTGACAAGAGAAGAAATTGCGACCCGTAGTGATCTGGTTGCCGCTTTACCTGACAGAATACAATCAATCCCAGATGGTAGTTCTACTGCCACAAAGAAAAATGGAAGTTGGGGAGCCTCAGGATCTCGCACTGGAGGAGCCATAAAGTTCGACTCTACTGCTGGTTAGTGAGCAATTGAACATCTTCGTTGTCCACCTTTGTTCTTTTTAGCAGGAAAAAAATGGCATATTTCTTTTTTatgaatgtcacacccggatttaaggatcaaagtcgagtgcatctcatatatgcgccagagaagacaacacatataataacaaagtgcatatagataaatgtcataaatatcataaatgtatttattacatagcggaagtcttacaaaaataaatgataaaataagcgaactatatattattctctggcgccacaaagctgactaggagacgccacctagatcaagtcgaaagcctcagtgttaggcggctcctcttcgaccacctgttcttttcctgtgggagggtgtgagacagcaagagtgagctcacacatgttcatcgctcaacaagttgtggggaataatgtggcatgaacttaccaaaggtgtgagttcatgaagtgtaaggcttatcaatgaaataaaggttgaagctgagcattgcttttataagttggtcaaaattttattagcagttactaagtgtaagtgaataccaaaccatagtaataataagtaaaaataataaaatagtcccagatgcaatgaaatgacaaattaagtttaagttccataaattaatcatgtgagtgtccgagccgctcatgaccgtgaacacggctagtataccagttttacactctgcagaggttgcgcatctttacccacaagtcgtgttacccatttgccacggagttgatcagaccccatacacctctaccaaggaagcgaggcagggtaccactacgaggtctttacaaagttccactagcttcagaaaacccgctacagtttataggaagctccagtgcaggaatccctcgtctgaccgccatcgcagcaaaatcaacccaaggacctccctacactgaccactcccctactgtccttgcccctttcgggtaaggtagtcatccactagctttcctagttaatcagtcaagggcgtccaattaaacccttgtggtagcactgttttcccgagtggttctccatgtttccattaacataatgatcttagcatgaacagtaataataaacagataatagaaagtataacaatgagtgatgaatatctctatacccaaagccacataaaagcaatagcatgtactacccaaaaatttagtagtaaaaccagtggtgaaacaaggtataaagatagtcaaaatctagggtaacctattgggtcccataattaacctatgcagatcattatgattaataagaacatgaatgggtaaaaggaagtgatcaagggcacaacttgccatcaatgagctcctgctcggcagtctctaccagctgaacctcaggatcctctgaagcttgctcgtctactcgcatcaacacaatacatacatagtatagcgaaaattaacatcacaccaaacatgtaaataaaatacacagtaataatctagacattaaaatgagatcataggaacgggAATCATTAAATTCgtggttatagattttaagttatgaattttccaagtttttatgtatttaatatgaGATTAAGTGccagataaattttaatgtgtctttcatgccaaaacagaggcacataTGGAtgcacaataatattacaaaattataggaactggagtgGGCTAAAAAGGATTtataatgaattttctatgatttatacaagtttctaccattatttttgtattaaaaatgaatttataATGAATTTCCCTGATTTTATATGCTGACTGGACTGCCCCTCGAAATCCAGAGACAATAGGGGTTAATCTACA from Zea mays cultivar B73 chromosome 6, Zm-B73-REFERENCE-NAM-5.0, whole genome shotgun sequence harbors:
- the LOC100283631 gene encoding Syntaxin-71; protein product: MTVIDILTRVDAICQKYDKYDVDKLNGANVAGDDPFARLYASVDADINQCVDKAETAKQEKNRAAVVALNAEIRRTKAKLLEEDLPKLQRLAVKKVKGLTREEIATRSDLVAALPDRIQSIPDGSSTATKKNGSWGASGSRTGGAIKFDSTADGNFDDEYFKGTEESNQFRREYEMRRMKQDEGLDVIGEGLETLKNMASDMNEELDRQVPLMDEMDDKVDRANADLKNTNVRLKETVLQLRSSRNFCIDIILLCVILGIAAYLYNVLKK